The Monodelphis domestica isolate mMonDom1 chromosome 7, mMonDom1.pri, whole genome shotgun sequence genome window below encodes:
- the HRH1 gene encoding histamine H1 receptor → MTPPPSSCLQEGTMCEVNRTADANKPHLVPLVVVLSSISLVTVGLNLLVLYAVRTEKKLHTVGNLYIVSLSVADLIVGAAVMPLNIVYLFKPLKRPLCLFWLSMDYVASTASIFSVFILCIDRYRSVQQPLKYLRYRTKTRATVTILITWFLASLWIIPILGWKRFWSGNDQSKLSNDSDTGDKCETDFYKVTWFKVMTAIINFYLPTLLMLFFYSKIYRAVRQHCQHRELINGSFPSFSGGTVDHRKHKICLPKPEKNARLEPLKRKPEGSYYHVSSNTSMKTQDPAMELPPEKNTPKSSEEEDEEVMVEEHFFPTDIVQTQDGTEEARRYISIHQNQPEPKELLPATQCASETSEETICAEAPSRSRDSSAATDLATSMSAEDQAKDKATFGLDYLTFTWKRFRSHSRQYIKGLHMNRERKAAKQLGCIMAAFILCWIPYFIFFMVIAYCAKCCNDHVQMFTMWLGYINSTLNPLIYPLCNENFKKAFKKIFRIGS, encoded by the coding sequence ATgactcctcccccctcctcctgtCTCCAAGAAGGAACCATGTGTGAGGTCAACAGGACGGCTGATGCTAACAAGCCCCATCTGGTGCCCTTGGTGGTGGTACTGAGCAGCATCTCCCTCGTCACGGTGGGGCTCAACCTCCTTGTGCTCTACGCAGTGAGGACAGAGAAGAAACTGCACACTGTGGGCAACCTGTACATCGTCAGCCTCTCCGTGGCTGATCTGATCGTGGGCGCAGCTGTCATGCCCCTGAATATCGTGTACCTCTTTAAACCCCTAAAACGGCCCCTCTGCCTCTTCTGGCTCTCTATGGACTATGTAGCAAGCACAGCTTCCATCTTTAGTGTCTTTATTCTGTGCATTGACCGCTACCGCTCTGTCCAGCAGCCTCTCAAATACCTGAGGTATCGCACCAAGACCAGAGCGACCGTCACCATCTTGATCACCTGGTTCCTGGCCTCCCTCTGGATCATCCCAATTCTGGGCTGGAAAAGGTTTTGGTCAGGTAATGACCAAAGCAAGCTATCTAATGACAGTGACACCGGGGACAAGTGTGAGACAGACTTCTACAAAGTCACTTGGTTCAAGGTGATGACTGCCATCATCAACTTCTACCTGCCCACCTTGCTGATGCTCTTCTTCTATTCTAAGATTTATAGGGCTGTTCGGCAACACTGCCAACACAGAGAACTCATCAATGGGTCTTTCCCATCTTTCTCAGGTGGCACCGTGGATCACAGAAAACACAAGATCTGCCTCCCAAAGCCGGAGAAAAATGCCAGGCTGGAGCCTCTGAAAAGGAAGCCAGAAGGCTCCTACTATCACGTTAGTAGCAACACCTCCATGAAGACCCAGGACCCAGCAATGGAGTTGCCTCCAGAGAAGAACACTCCTAAAAGTTCTGAAGAAGAGGATGAGGAGGTGATGGTAGAAGAGCACTTCTTCCCTACTGACATTGTGCAGACTCAGGATGGGACAGAGGAGGCCAGAAGATATATATCCATCCACCAGAACCAGCCAGAACCCAAGGAGCTGCTCCCAGCCACTCAATGTGCCAGTGAGACCTCTGAGGAGACCATATGTGCTGAGGCACCTTCCCGCTCAAGAGACTCCAGTGCTGCTACTGACTTAGCCACCAGCATGTCTGCTGAAGACCAAGCCAAGGACAAAGCAACCTTTGGCCTCGATTACCTGACATTCACCTGGAAGAGGTTTCGCTCCCATTCCAGGCAATACATAAAGGGTTTGCACATGAACCGGGAGCGGAAAGCTGCCAAACAGCTGGGCTGCATCATGGCAGCCTTCATTCTCTGCTGGATCCCGTACTTTATCTTTTTCATGGTCATCGCTTATTGTGCAAAATGCTGCAATGACCACGTCCAGATGTTTACCATGTGGCTGGGCTACATCAACTCTACCCTGAACCCCCTCATTTACCCGCTGTGCAATGAGAACTTCAAGAAGGCTTTCAAAAAGATTTTCCGAATTGGCTCCTAA